In the Pseudonocardia cypriaca genome, one interval contains:
- a CDS encoding manganese catalase family protein: MFMHVQRLINEIVPDEPDPAAANALQEGLGGQFGEMRTMMQYLFQSFNFRGNGHAKPYRDLLYGVGTEEISHVELIATTIARLVDGSPRYDGSTTAPLDEPAAGGATPLSMALSNGNIHHFLVGAQGAMPVDAVGNPWSGSYVYNSGNLVLDLLYNLMLESTGRLQKCRIYEMTANKTARSTVSYLIVRDQAHENVYAKALESLGVDWGKVLPIPKTKAERYPEVKTLLDQGLGEKQFLFSADNLNEAGKILQGASAFKDGTTLSTEMGRPEGVPLETAPERPEEFAPGLDAALLELIQATAEQELKTSR, from the coding sequence ATGTTCATGCACGTCCAGCGGTTGATCAACGAGATCGTTCCGGACGAGCCCGATCCCGCGGCGGCCAATGCGCTGCAAGAAGGCCTGGGTGGTCAGTTCGGCGAGATGCGCACGATGATGCAATACCTCTTCCAGAGCTTCAACTTCCGCGGCAACGGCCACGCCAAGCCCTACCGCGACCTCCTCTACGGCGTCGGCACCGAGGAGATCAGCCACGTCGAGCTGATCGCCACGACGATCGCCCGGCTCGTCGACGGATCTCCCCGCTACGACGGTTCGACCACCGCCCCGCTCGACGAGCCCGCTGCGGGCGGCGCGACGCCGCTGTCGATGGCGCTGTCGAACGGCAACATCCACCACTTCCTGGTCGGAGCCCAGGGGGCGATGCCGGTCGACGCCGTCGGCAACCCCTGGTCGGGTTCGTACGTCTACAACAGCGGGAACCTCGTTCTCGATCTGCTCTACAATCTGATGCTCGAGTCGACCGGCCGGCTGCAGAAGTGCCGGATCTACGAGATGACCGCGAACAAGACCGCTCGTTCGACGGTCTCCTACCTCATCGTCCGCGATCAGGCGCACGAGAACGTCTACGCCAAGGCGCTCGAAAGCCTCGGGGTGGACTGGGGCAAGGTGCTCCCGATCCCGAAGACGAAGGCGGAGCGCTACCCGGAGGTCAAGACGTTGCTCGACCAGGGGCTGGGCGAGAAGCAGTTCCTGTTCAGCGCCGACAACCTCAACGAGGCCGGCAAGATTCTCCAGGGCGCATCGGCGTTCAAGGACGGGACGACCCTGAGCACGGAGATGGGCCGGCCCGAAGGCGTGCCGCTGGAGACGGCGCCGGAGCGGCCGGAGGAGTTCGCCCCGGGGCTCGACGCCGCGCTGCTCGAGCTCATCCAGGCCACAGCGGAGCAGGAGCTGAAGACGAGCCGCTGA
- a CDS encoding AMP-binding protein, protein MVDIGRVIEAARSATEQAVGSARAVVALTRSGVVRPIRPDRLFGMTAALARYGLTITAGYAAGAARHPDRTAVVDDAGALTFAELATWTDAVARGLAACGVGPGTRVGLLCRNHRGAIGGQVAAGKLGADAVLLNVGLSAGQLREVAEELRLHTVVADEEFGAALAGLPEHVRVVRDTELGDLDGPGPLPRRPPTGHTIVLTSGTTGTPKGARRPPVHNLSPAAAILSAIPLRAGEAALIAAPLLHTWGFAALQLAVLHGAPVVLARRYSPGEFMRIAEENRVDAVFAVPVMLQRVLELPAAELEKAWSAHRPRIVAVSGSALPAELATTFMDRFGEILYNLYGSTEVSWVSIARPGDLRAAPGTAGRAPAGTRLVILGDDDRPVALGTEGRVFVHNDMPFAGYTRDGVDVERLGRLIGTGDVGRLDERGLLHLTGRADDMIVSGGENVHPGPVEELIAARPEVREAAVTGVPDEQYGQRLAAYVVLEPGAQVDADDVRGWVRAELSRFAVPRDVEFVDELPRNATGKVVHRELRGSA, encoded by the coding sequence GTGGTCGACATCGGACGAGTGATCGAGGCGGCGAGGTCAGCGACGGAACAGGCGGTCGGATCGGCGCGGGCGGTGGTGGCGCTGACCCGATCCGGCGTGGTCCGGCCGATCCGCCCGGACCGGCTGTTCGGCATGACCGCGGCCCTCGCCCGCTACGGCCTGACGATCACGGCCGGCTACGCGGCGGGCGCGGCGCGGCACCCGGACCGCACGGCCGTCGTCGACGACGCGGGCGCGCTCACCTTCGCCGAGCTGGCGACCTGGACGGACGCGGTCGCGCGCGGACTGGCGGCGTGCGGCGTCGGACCGGGCACGCGCGTCGGCCTGTTGTGCCGCAACCACCGCGGCGCGATCGGCGGCCAGGTCGCCGCGGGCAAGCTGGGGGCCGATGCCGTACTGCTGAACGTCGGGCTGTCGGCCGGCCAGCTCCGTGAGGTCGCCGAGGAGCTGCGCCTGCACACCGTGGTGGCCGACGAGGAGTTCGGCGCGGCGCTCGCCGGTCTCCCGGAGCACGTCCGCGTCGTCAGGGACACCGAGCTCGGCGATCTCGACGGCCCCGGCCCGCTGCCGCGGCGCCCGCCCACCGGGCACACGATCGTGCTGACGTCCGGCACCACCGGCACGCCGAAGGGCGCCCGGCGCCCGCCGGTGCACAACCTCTCCCCGGCCGCCGCGATCCTCTCGGCGATCCCGCTGCGGGCAGGCGAAGCCGCGCTCATCGCCGCTCCCCTGCTGCACACCTGGGGGTTCGCGGCGCTGCAGCTGGCCGTGCTGCACGGGGCCCCGGTCGTGCTCGCCCGCAGGTACTCCCCCGGCGAGTTCATGCGGATCGCAGAGGAGAACCGGGTCGACGCCGTCTTCGCGGTGCCGGTGATGCTGCAGCGGGTGCTCGAACTGCCCGCGGCCGAGCTCGAGAAGGCCTGGTCGGCGCACCGCCCGCGGATCGTCGCGGTGAGCGGGTCCGCGCTGCCCGCCGAGCTGGCCACCACGTTCATGGACCGCTTCGGCGAGATCCTCTACAACCTGTACGGCTCAACCGAGGTCTCGTGGGTGAGCATCGCGAGGCCGGGCGACCTGCGCGCCGCGCCCGGCACGGCCGGTCGCGCACCTGCCGGCACCCGGCTGGTGATCCTCGGCGACGACGACCGCCCGGTAGCGCTCGGCACCGAGGGCCGCGTGTTCGTCCACAACGACATGCCGTTCGCCGGCTACACCCGCGACGGGGTCGACGTCGAGCGGCTCGGGCGGTTGATCGGCACCGGCGACGTCGGCCGCCTCGACGAGCGCGGGCTGCTGCACCTCACCGGGCGGGCCGACGACATGATCGTCTCCGGCGGCGAGAACGTGCACCCCGGTCCCGTCGAGGAGCTCATCGCGGCCAGGCCGGAGGTGCGCGAGGCAGCCGTCACGGGCGTTCCCGACGAGCAGTACGGCCAGCGGCTCGCCGCGTACGTGGTGCTGGAGCCGGGCGCACAGGTGGACGCCGACGACGTCCGGGGCTGGGTGCGCGCCGAGCTGAGCCGGTTCGCCGTGCCGCGGGACGTGGAGTTCGTCGACGAGCTCCCCCGCAACGCCACCGGCAAGGTGGTGCACCGCGAGCTGCGGGGTTCGGCGTGA
- a CDS encoding sucrase ferredoxin, which translates to MDPDARWQRCSLLALARDEPLAGTAPVARRWVCVEQRGSWPSDLTTHPEPALAALATTPGWRLLLIRRPGRRGERGAALRVFLADTSPDASRVTTFTVDGPEDLVGLELPGPDEPLPGTPVRDPLLLVCTHGRRDRCCAVDGRALALSAVDAGEQHVWECSHLGGHRFAPTALVLPTGYAYGRLDPATAIAARKAAFPGEVDTTLCRGRSTWSPAGQVAELAVRAATGLRDADALQVTDTPDGALVSARDGRSWAVDVAPIVGGPRPLSCGTDPSPWQSLEATAVHPVDR; encoded by the coding sequence GTGGACCCCGACGCGAGGTGGCAGCGCTGCAGCCTTCTCGCGCTCGCCCGCGACGAGCCGCTCGCCGGCACCGCGCCGGTCGCCCGCCGCTGGGTGTGCGTCGAGCAGCGCGGCTCGTGGCCGAGCGACCTGACCACCCACCCGGAGCCTGCGCTCGCGGCCCTCGCCACCACCCCGGGCTGGCGCCTGCTGCTGATCCGCAGGCCCGGCCGTCGCGGGGAGCGGGGCGCGGCCCTGCGCGTGTTCCTCGCCGACACCTCGCCCGACGCCTCCCGCGTCACCACGTTCACCGTCGACGGCCCGGAGGACCTCGTGGGTCTCGAGCTGCCCGGGCCCGACGAACCGCTGCCCGGCACGCCGGTGCGCGACCCGCTGCTGCTGGTGTGCACCCACGGCAGGCGCGACCGCTGCTGCGCGGTGGACGGGCGCGCGCTCGCCCTCTCCGCGGTCGACGCCGGCGAGCAGCACGTGTGGGAGTGCAGCCACCTCGGCGGCCACCGGTTCGCGCCCACCGCGCTGGTGCTCCCCACCGGCTACGCCTACGGCCGGCTCGACCCCGCCACCGCGATCGCCGCCCGCAAGGCCGCCTTCCCCGGCGAGGTCGACACCACGCTGTGCCGGGGCCGCAGCACCTGGTCACCCGCCGGGCAGGTCGCCGAACTGGCCGTCCGCGCCGCCACGGGCCTGCGCGACGCCGACGCCCTCCAGGTCACCGACACGCCCGACGGCGCGCTCGTCTCGGCCCGCGACGGACGGAGCTGGGCCGTGGACGTGGCACCGATCGTCGGCGGCCCGCGCCCGCTGTCCTGCGGCACGGACCCGTCACCGTGGCAGTCGCTCGAGGCCACCGCCGTCCATCCGGTCGACCGGTAG
- a CDS encoding glycosyltransferase family 39 protein produces the protein MATSISVRTEPVPATPVPRRRQWPWTAGLLAGTAVLYLWGLSASGWANAFYSAAAQAGAQSWTAWFFGSSDAANAITVDKAPAALWVTGLSVRLFGLSSWSVLVPQALMGVATVALLYAAVRRTAGAAAGLLAGAVLALTPVAVLMFRFNNPDALLTLLLVGATYAVLRAVEAGRTRWLVLAGVLIGFGFLAKMLQAFLVLPALTAVWLLAAPVGIGRRVRDLLLAGVAMLVSAGWWVLAVELWPVDARPYIGGSQTNSVLELVLGYNGLGRLTGDEVGSVVPGGMGAGGGSWGPTGLTRLFTGSYAGDASWLLPAALVLLVALLWWTRREPRTGRTRAAALAWGGWLVVTTLVFSLMAGIFHSYYQVVLAPAIGALVGIGAVELWRRRVEVAARVVLALVLAGTVGWAFVLLNRAGWQPWLAWTVLVAGLLGAAGLLGVHRLGRRAGAGLVAVAVVAALAAPAGWSIATAATPHTGAIPSSGPREARMGGMGVRGGPDGRVLVGAPGPGGPGMRGEGFMIGGNLLGAPTPPAELTALLQRDAGVHTWAAATIGSNSAAGYQLASGEPVMALGGFNGTDPFPTLAGFQQLVAEGRIHYFIGEAGRSNTGSGGSDDAHRIGLWVQENFTPMTVGGTTVYDLTQQR, from the coding sequence GTGGCCACCTCGATCTCCGTTCGCACCGAGCCGGTCCCTGCCACTCCCGTCCCGCGGCGGCGCCAGTGGCCGTGGACGGCCGGGCTGCTCGCCGGCACGGCGGTGCTCTACCTGTGGGGCCTGTCCGCGTCCGGCTGGGCCAACGCGTTCTACTCGGCCGCCGCGCAGGCCGGGGCCCAGAGCTGGACGGCGTGGTTCTTCGGCTCCTCCGACGCGGCGAACGCGATCACCGTGGACAAGGCGCCCGCCGCGCTGTGGGTCACCGGCCTGTCGGTGCGGCTGTTCGGGCTGAGCAGCTGGAGCGTCCTCGTGCCGCAGGCGCTGATGGGCGTCGCCACGGTCGCGCTGCTGTACGCGGCGGTGCGCCGCACCGCGGGCGCGGCCGCCGGCTTGTTGGCCGGCGCCGTCCTGGCGCTCACGCCGGTTGCCGTGCTGATGTTCCGGTTCAACAACCCGGACGCGCTGCTCACGCTGCTGCTGGTCGGCGCGACGTACGCGGTGCTGCGCGCGGTCGAGGCGGGACGTACGCGCTGGCTGGTGCTGGCGGGTGTGCTCATCGGGTTCGGGTTCCTGGCCAAGATGCTGCAGGCCTTCCTCGTGCTGCCCGCGCTCACCGCGGTCTGGCTGCTGGCCGCACCCGTCGGCATCGGGCGCCGGGTGCGCGACCTGCTGCTCGCGGGCGTCGCGATGCTCGTCAGCGCGGGCTGGTGGGTGCTCGCGGTCGAGCTGTGGCCGGTCGACGCCCGGCCCTACATCGGCGGGTCGCAGACGAACAGCGTGCTCGAGCTGGTGCTCGGCTACAACGGCCTCGGTCGCCTCACCGGGGACGAGGTCGGCAGCGTCGTGCCCGGCGGGATGGGGGCGGGCGGCGGCAGCTGGGGACCGACCGGGCTCACCCGCCTGTTCACCGGCAGCTACGCGGGCGACGCCTCCTGGCTGCTGCCCGCCGCGCTGGTGCTCCTCGTCGCGCTGCTGTGGTGGACGCGCCGCGAGCCGCGCACCGGCCGGACCCGCGCCGCGGCGCTCGCCTGGGGCGGCTGGCTCGTCGTCACCACGCTCGTCTTCAGCCTGATGGCCGGGATCTTCCACAGCTACTACCAGGTGGTGCTGGCGCCTGCGATCGGCGCGCTGGTCGGCATCGGCGCGGTGGAGCTCTGGCGGCGGCGCGTCGAGGTCGCCGCGCGGGTGGTGCTCGCACTGGTGCTCGCCGGCACGGTCGGGTGGGCGTTCGTGCTCCTGAACCGGGCCGGCTGGCAGCCGTGGCTCGCCTGGACCGTGCTCGTCGCCGGGCTGCTCGGCGCCGCCGGGCTGCTCGGTGTGCACCGCCTCGGCCGCCGGGCCGGTGCGGGCCTGGTCGCCGTCGCGGTGGTGGCGGCGCTCGCGGCGCCCGCCGGCTGGTCGATCGCGACGGCCGCCACACCGCACACCGGCGCCATCCCGTCCTCCGGGCCGCGGGAGGCACGGATGGGCGGCATGGGCGTGCGAGGCGGGCCGGACGGCCGCGTGCTCGTCGGCGCACCCGGACCCGGTGGGCCGGGCATGCGCGGCGAGGGATTCATGATCGGCGGCAACCTGCTGGGCGCCCCGACCCCGCCCGCCGAGCTCACCGCGCTCCTGCAACGCGACGCGGGCGTCCACACCTGGGCCGCCGCCACGATCGGCTCCAACAGCGCAGCTGGCTACCAGCTCGCGAGCGGCGAACCGGTGATGGCACTCGGCGGGTTCAACGGCACCGACCCCTTCCCCACGCTCGCGGGGTTCCAGCAGCTCGTCGCCGAGGGCAGGATCCACTACTTCATCGGGGAGGCGGGCCGCAGCAACACCGGCAGCGGCGGCAGCGACGACGCGCACCGCATCGGCCTGTGGGTGCAGGAGAACTTCACGCCGATGACGGTCGGCGGCACCACGGTGTACGACCTGACGCAACAGCGCTGA
- a CDS encoding PH domain-containing protein — MAIALPLRPPAHQVSPRAVRWWRLRALLTVLALTVPQAVVLLVLAEDAPGWLVATTVLTVLVGLAYGITVPLLLYRIHRWEVTPEAVYTLSGWLVREWRIAPISRVQTVDTEHGPLQQLLKLASVTVTTASARGPVKIRGLDEHAAVELARLLTETTQATPGDAT; from the coding sequence ATGGCGATCGCGTTGCCGCTACGTCCACCTGCCCACCAGGTGAGCCCGCGCGCCGTGCGGTGGTGGCGGCTGCGCGCCCTGCTCACGGTGCTCGCGCTCACCGTCCCGCAGGCGGTCGTGCTCCTGGTGCTCGCCGAGGACGCGCCGGGCTGGCTCGTGGCGACGACCGTCCTGACGGTGCTGGTCGGGCTCGCGTACGGGATCACCGTGCCGCTGCTGCTCTACCGCATCCACCGCTGGGAGGTCACCCCGGAGGCGGTGTACACGCTCTCCGGCTGGCTGGTGCGCGAGTGGCGGATCGCGCCGATCTCGCGGGTGCAGACCGTTGACACCGAGCACGGGCCGCTGCAGCAGCTGCTGAAGCTCGCGAGCGTCACGGTCACCACTGCGTCCGCCCGGGGCCCGGTCAAGATCCGTGGTCTCGACGAGCACGCGGCCGTGGAGCTGGCCCGCCTGCTCACCGAGACCACGCAGGCGACTCCGGGGGACGCGACATGA
- a CDS encoding helicase HerA-like domain-containing protein: MDSTAAQDIAAGYATDGSALELGCVVVDGTVDPGARVRIPFATLNRHGLVAGATGTGKTKTLQGIAEQLSTAGVPVLLSDVKGDLSGMARPGEGGPKIEARAKDTGDDWAPTAYPVEFMSLGGGSSAVPIRATLTQFGPILLSKVLDLNDTQESTLGLIFHWADQRGLPLLDTKDLRAVVQHLTSDEGKADLKGIGGVSPATAGVILRALVNLEAQGGDDFFGEPEFEPSDLMRQVDGKGVVTLLELADQQANPRLWSTFLMWLLAELFEELPEAGDLDKPKLVFFLDEAHLLFDGASKAFLERIEQTVKLIRSKGVGVFFCTQLPTDVPNEVLSQLGARIQHALRAFTPEDQTALSKTVRTYPKTAVYDMETALTSLGIGEAIVTVLSERGAPTPVAWARMRAPRSLMAAIGPAAVTEAAKASPLYGKYGETVDRESAYEKLTAKIAQPVPVRVPADAPPPPPEPERRQEERSVVAEVLGSPVVKSFLRSAASALGREITRGLFGTRRRR, encoded by the coding sequence GTGGACAGCACCGCCGCGCAGGACATCGCCGCCGGGTACGCGACGGACGGGTCGGCCCTCGAGCTGGGCTGCGTCGTCGTCGACGGCACGGTCGATCCGGGCGCCCGGGTGCGGATCCCGTTCGCGACGCTCAACCGCCACGGCCTCGTCGCAGGCGCCACCGGTACCGGCAAGACGAAGACGTTGCAGGGGATCGCCGAGCAGCTGTCCACTGCGGGCGTGCCCGTCCTGCTCTCGGACGTCAAGGGCGACCTGTCCGGGATGGCGCGGCCGGGCGAGGGCGGCCCGAAGATCGAGGCGCGGGCGAAGGACACCGGCGACGACTGGGCGCCCACCGCGTACCCGGTCGAGTTCATGTCGCTCGGCGGTGGCAGCTCGGCGGTGCCGATCCGGGCGACGCTCACGCAGTTCGGCCCGATCCTGCTGAGCAAGGTGCTGGACCTGAACGACACCCAGGAGTCCACGCTCGGGCTGATCTTCCACTGGGCCGACCAGCGGGGGCTGCCGCTGCTGGACACGAAGGACCTGCGCGCCGTCGTCCAACACCTGACCTCCGACGAGGGCAAGGCCGATCTCAAGGGCATCGGCGGGGTCTCCCCGGCCACGGCGGGCGTGATCCTCCGGGCGCTGGTGAACCTGGAGGCCCAGGGCGGCGACGACTTCTTCGGCGAGCCGGAGTTCGAACCCTCCGACCTGATGCGTCAGGTCGACGGGAAGGGCGTCGTCACGCTGCTGGAGCTGGCGGACCAGCAGGCCAACCCGCGGTTGTGGTCCACGTTCCTGATGTGGCTGCTCGCGGAGCTGTTCGAGGAGCTGCCGGAGGCCGGTGACCTCGACAAGCCGAAGCTCGTGTTCTTCCTCGACGAGGCTCACCTGCTCTTCGACGGCGCCTCGAAGGCGTTCCTGGAGCGCATCGAGCAGACCGTGAAGCTGATCCGGTCCAAGGGCGTCGGTGTGTTCTTCTGCACCCAGCTGCCCACCGACGTCCCGAACGAGGTGCTCTCGCAGCTGGGGGCGCGCATCCAGCACGCGCTGCGCGCCTTCACCCCCGAGGACCAGACGGCCCTGTCCAAGACCGTTCGGACCTACCCGAAGACCGCGGTCTACGACATGGAGACGGCGCTGACGTCGCTGGGCATCGGCGAGGCGATCGTGACCGTGCTGTCCGAGCGGGGCGCGCCCACCCCGGTCGCGTGGGCCCGGATGCGGGCGCCGCGATCGCTGATGGCCGCGATCGGCCCGGCCGCCGTCACGGAGGCGGCGAAGGCCTCGCCGCTCTACGGGAAGTACGGGGAGACGGTCGACCGCGAGTCGGCGTACGAGAAGCTCACCGCGAAGATCGCCCAGCCCGTTCCGGTCCGGGTCCCGGCGGACGCCCCGCCGCCGCCCCCCGAGCCCGAGCGGCGCCAGGAGGAGCGCAGCGTGGTGGCCGAGGTGCTCGGCTCGCCGGTGGTGAAGTCGTTCCTGCGCTCGGCGGCCAGCGCGCTGGGCCGGGAGATCACGAGGGGCCTGTTCGGCACGCGCCGACGGCGCTGA
- a CDS encoding PH domain-containing protein — MTAEPGEPPWRRLDKRMLAVTPLSGAIRLLPVAAVLLLTGQGDAVGRLWVPLGIALALVLGGVVRWRTTRYRITEDRVELHTGWLSRQRRSVPRDRIRTVDLTSRLVHRAFGLSVVQVGAASGSPLERTGLALDAVSKAEAERLRRELLDRSAALTTDRPAAPPAEELARLRWSWLRFAPLTFSSIAGVGAVFAALYNTFDDLGVDPRDVPAVDDAADRIASAPIWLGLAVVSGLLLVVAVVGALLLFAERWYDYRLTREATAEGGALRVRRGLLTRRSLSVSERRLRGAEVVEPLLLRAGRGAQTRALSTGLSRDAQGGALQPPAPRAEAHRVASVALREPPELATLAPLLRHPRAALQRRLARALVPAAAVVVIAFAVGAAVAVPWLGPTSLALLPIALLLALDRYRNLGHQLTARYLVTRKGSVQRETVALQRAGIIGWTFRQSVFQRRAGLVVVEAVTAAGAGGYTVLDVSAPDGVALADATTPGLLTRFKA, encoded by the coding sequence ATGACCGCTGAGCCGGGGGAGCCGCCGTGGCGGCGGCTGGACAAGCGGATGCTCGCCGTGACGCCGCTCTCCGGGGCGATCCGGCTGCTGCCGGTGGCCGCCGTGCTGCTGCTGACCGGGCAGGGCGACGCGGTCGGGCGGCTGTGGGTGCCACTCGGCATCGCGCTCGCGCTCGTGCTCGGCGGTGTGGTGCGCTGGCGCACCACCCGGTACCGGATCACCGAGGACCGGGTGGAGCTGCACACCGGATGGCTGAGCCGCCAGCGCCGGTCGGTGCCGCGGGACCGGATCCGCACCGTCGACCTCACCTCCAGGCTGGTGCACCGCGCGTTCGGGCTCAGCGTCGTGCAGGTCGGCGCCGCGTCCGGCTCACCGCTGGAGCGCACGGGGCTCGCCCTCGACGCCGTCAGCAAGGCCGAGGCCGAGCGGCTGCGCCGCGAGCTGCTGGACCGGTCCGCCGCTCTCACCACGGACCGCCCCGCCGCCCCACCCGCCGAGGAGCTGGCGCGGCTCCGGTGGTCGTGGCTGCGCTTCGCCCCGCTGACGTTCTCCTCGATCGCCGGCGTCGGTGCGGTCTTCGCCGCCCTCTACAACACGTTCGACGATCTCGGGGTGGACCCGCGGGACGTCCCGGCCGTGGACGACGCCGCTGATCGGATCGCCTCGGCGCCGATCTGGCTGGGCCTGGCCGTCGTGAGCGGGCTCCTGCTCGTCGTCGCGGTCGTCGGCGCGCTCCTGCTGTTCGCCGAGCGCTGGTACGACTACCGCCTCACCCGGGAGGCGACGGCCGAGGGCGGCGCGCTCCGGGTGCGCCGCGGCCTGCTGACCCGGCGCTCGCTCTCGGTGTCGGAGCGGCGGCTGCGCGGGGCCGAGGTCGTCGAGCCGTTGCTGCTGCGGGCCGGCCGGGGCGCCCAGACCAGGGCCCTGTCCACCGGCCTGTCCCGCGACGCGCAGGGCGGCGCCCTCCAACCACCCGCCCCGCGGGCGGAGGCGCACCGGGTGGCCTCGGTCGCGCTGCGCGAGCCGCCCGAGCTGGCCACGCTCGCCCCGCTGCTCCGCCACCCCCGCGCCGCGCTGCAGCGCCGGCTGGCCAGGGCCCTGGTACCCGCCGCAGCGGTGGTCGTGATCGCGTTCGCGGTCGGGGCGGCCGTTGCGGTCCCGTGGCTCGGGCCCACGAGCCTCGCGCTGCTCCCGATCGCCCTGCTGCTCGCGCTCGACCGCTACCGCAACCTGGGGCACCAGCTCACCGCCCGCTACCTGGTCACCCGCAAGGGATCGGTGCAGCGGGAGACGGTTGCGCTGCAACGGGCGGGCATCATCGGCTGGACGTTCCGCCAGAGCGTGTTCCAGCGCCGTGCCGGGCTGGTGGTGGTGGAGGCGGTGACCGCGGCCGGCGCGGGCGGCTACACGGTCCTCGACGTGTCCGCTCCGGACGGGGTGGCGCTCGCCGACGCGACGACCCCGGGCCTGCTGACCCGGTTCAAGGCGTAG